GCCTCGCCTCCCCCACCAGAGAGCTTCTGGAAGGCGCTGGGCGGGAAGAAGAGCTACCAGACTTCGCAGGTTCTGCGCACGGCCAAGGTGTGGCAACCCCGACTCTTCGGATGCTCCAACGCCAGCGGACGCTTGATCGTGAGGATgacgacgccgccgccgccctcggCGGAGACGGAGATGGGGGGTCTCCACCCAAAGCCCAGgtgaacttcttttttttctttctcctagGCTGAAGAGGTCCCCGGAGAATTAGACCAGCTAGACCTGGAGACGGATGATGTCATGATTCTGGACACTTGTCTCCAGGTGAGATCTATTGGTTTGTATCTATTCATGTTGGTTAAGGGCATTTCCACCtcacttcctgatgattttgggtcacttcctgttagaaTATAAGGGCAACTGGAGTCTGTCTCACTCATGAATGTTTATCTCTTCCACGCAGATCTTCATTTGGATCGGAAAGGACGCCAACGAAACGGAGAAAAGTGGAGCGGCTGGCATCGGTGAGCCCGTTTGTCCGAGTTTCAGtggcgccgccgttagcttcaACTTTTTCACGTCTCCCTTTTCAGCCGAGGACTATTTGAAATCGGACCCTTCGGGCCGCTACGGCACCCCCGTGTCCACCGTCAGGCAGGGCCAGGAGCCGCTCTCCTTCACCGGATGGTTCCAGGCCTGGGACGCCACCTTGTGGGACAAAGACCTCATGGGCGTGGTCGGCGCACGCTAGTCGCGTAGCTAGCCCCTCAACTTCTGACGCGTATAGTCGTCGCTGCTAGTCGGGTGGGCGGAGCCAGAGATCCACATATCACGAGCGGTGTATGGTCAACGTTAACGTCAATAAACTGGGGAACTTACTAACTCTTTGCATGACCTAGACGTCCGTCATTGACCTGTATATGTCCTATAATCAACAGGAAATTAACCAAAAAAACGGGAAGTGAGCCTTAAATGTCCTATAATTAAGAAGTTACtccaaaaaaacaggaagtgacttaaaaatcctcattaaatattaaatgtatAGAAAAAGACACCAGAATAATGCCAAATGTACAGGTTGTGACCATTACTGTCCAAACCAACACAATGTTACctgataaacaacaacaaatgtacaggaagtgacacgcAAATACCCTAAAATACAttcccagtcaaagtggattggacggctaGCACCGTCAAAggtggccaatgagttaaggggAAGAATTTTCTGTCACTTTCTGTCGGTGACTGTACGTTGTCGGTGCTAACGAGCTAGCTTCCTGTCGTTTCGGACGCGTGACCCCGCGTGGAATCTTTcttcttatttcttttttcctttgctTGCGAGCCAGCGACTTTAGACGCTTTCAATAAACATCCCAACAggtgtttgcgtgtgtgcgtgtgtctttGTTGGCCGCGCGTCACTGCTGACCAGCGTTTTTGGTGGGATTAAGCGGTGGGAATTAAGAGAGGGGCGCTAGCTGGCTAACCCGTTAGCACCCACCTGCTCGTGGACAAGATGGCTCAAAAGGTGGTCCTCATCACGGGATGTTCCTCCGGCATCGGCCTGGCGCTCGCTGCGCGTATCGCCAAGGATGAGAAGAAGAGAtttatgggtaaaaaaaaatctaaagttgCCTTTTTGGAAACCATTTTAAAACCAGAACGGGACACTTAATAAGTTGCTGGATTGTAATGGTGAGGCacagcaggtaaaaaaaaagttagttttGATGGAATTGCCAGATTTCTCCATTGGTTGATGGTGATAAGTATCCAATTTGTCGGGTTTTTTTCCGTtcagccttcatttttttttaaatgttcgtGAGTagtattgcattgtttgcatttaaaaaacaggaattattttcaaaatgtttgagttAAAGACAATACagtctggaatttttttttgcctgccgTTTGGACTGattcattggcccctcccagtccaaacggattggacgtccatcgccgtcaatggcagccaatgagttcatctcCTTTGGCTTCGTATTGCCAACATATCCGTCAAGTTTGAAAATAtccttaaaaaataatcatttcctttgtttttgaGTTGTGATGGAAAAACCTttcctgacctttgacctcagcaACCCTTCAAATTTGATCAGAACTCGAGcactctgtgacctttgacctcccaCTTGAAGGGAATGACGGGTTTTGACCATTTTAGTGTACGCCACCATGAGGAACGTGAGCAAAGGCCAGGCGCTGGTGGAGGCGGCGGGTCGCGCCCTGGGCCGCACGTTGGAGATCAAGCAACTGGACGTGTGCGACGAGACGTCCATCAAGGCGTGCGTGGACAGCCTGCCCGAACGCAGGGTGGACATCCTCAGTGAGTCCAAATGGAAACCTCAACTTTACACATCACTTCCTGCTCATTTCACAGTCATTTCTTGCttatttggggtcacttcctgttcatttggggCATTCGCAGCTCACTTTCTGTGGATTTGGgggtacttcctgttgattatgTAGCATACGTGTGTCACATTTCTTGTCATTTCTAGGGATTTTCTATTTATTGAtcactttcttttattttggggggttcccaggtcacttcctgttgacttagTCACcttctgtttattttgggtcatttcctgttgattttgtgcACTTTTTCGCAACTCCCTGATTATTTTAGTCATTCCCCATTGATTTGGGGCCAATTAGAGGTcactttcttttattttagggggttcccaggtcacttcctgttgactttgagTCACTTTCTGTTTATGTGAGGCACGTCCTGTTTAtcttgggtcatttcctgttgattttgtgcACTTTCTCGGAACTCCCTGATTATTTTAGTCATTCCCCATTGATTTGGAGCCAATTagaggtgacttcctgttgacctATGTCAATTCCAGCTGGTTTTagagcatttctgggtcacttcctgtcgggcCAACTCCCCAACGACAAACGGGTGGGTCCAATAAGCTAGTTGGGAGTGGTTTTCCAGATCAATGCTTTGACTTTGAGGCTGCCATTTTGGGAGGGGCGGTGAACGGTCTTTAGCATGTTTTCGCAGTggattgaaatgagtttatcacaagTAGGCatggtccaatccatttgaagtgggagaggcGATTGCACCCTTttatttgctgccatccctcccagttcaaacaggTTGGCTTTCTATGGCCAAAAAACGGTTAGCGCCCGCCTCGGTTTGCTAGCGGTTTTGTCATTTGCGGCAGTTAGCAACGCCGGCATGGGCCTGATCGGGCCCATCGAGTGTCAATCCGTGGACGAGATGAAGACGGTGATGGACACCAACTTCTTCGGCCTGGTCAGGCTGCTGAAGGAAATCCTTCCCGACATGAAGCGGCGCAAGAGGGGTCACATCGTGGTCATCAGCAGCGTCATGGGCATCCAAGGTACGGCTTCCTTGCCTTCGGCCCGTTTTGCTCTTTAGCATGGAGCTAACCTCCAGACGCGTCCTCCAGGGATCCTCTTCAACGACGTCTACGCCGCGTCCAAGTTCGCCGTGGAGGGATTCTGCGAGAGTTTGGCCGTGCAAGCCCTGAGGTTCAAGCTCAAGTGAGTGGCTGGCGGTGGCTAGCGTGGCGGTGGCTAGCGTGGCGCCGGCGGTCGGCCATTTTGACGCCCCGTCCCTCTTCTTCAGCATCAGCCTGATCGAGCCGGGCCCGGTCATCACCGAGTTTGAGCGCAAGGTTTACGAGGAAGCCCTGAAAACGGACCTGAGTAACGCCGACGCGGTGACGGCGGACATGTTCACCAACATCTACCTGAAGAACTACAAGCAGATCTTCGAGACCCTGGGTCAGACGGCCGATGACGTGGCGGAGGTTGGTGTCTCCCCGAGAAGTTCTagtcgcatacctgtcaacctctgccgataactgcccttataaatgattatgattccccttacaaccccccccaaaaccttacaaacactgtacgactcgtacggtgtttgtaaggttttgggggggggttgtaaggggaatcataatcatttataagggcagttatcggcagaggttgacaggtatggtagtcgggaattttgccattttttcatgtttcttttAAGTGAGTCCAAGAGCGTCTCTGGTAGAAACCTTCTACCAGGAGCTCTGTGGTCGTAGCTAGGTGAAGCCCTTCAAAAAGTTCTTCCCGTAAGACTTTGCCAAAGCACAAAACGCCTTCCAAAAAAACTGGTGGAGCGCCTTCTAGGAAAGGGGCGGCTAAACCGGTCCataagggccgctgtgggtgcagctttttcttacacacacacacacacacttgaaccacaacgggggttgggattctgaaacgagaagcacctgacgccaatccactgattgcacttgtaggacacaaactagtattgtggaaagctctGCTATTcatgaaaagctacattttgtggaatcgtttgaaatgaaagcctagtcttatgggatgcgacgcctttatatcaaatcaaaagcctttattgtcatcatacaccgctgcgtataacaaaatgggtgaaatatcattcaacaaaggtgctcttaaatgagtccaaaTGGTTCAAAGTTTgtgctttgatggcccatgtttgaaatcGGCCCCAAAAAGTGTTGAACTGGCTTTGACGTGTTTAAACCAGGCAGCTTTTCATTTTGCAAGCCATCCGGCACAAACATAGGTGACAACGTTGCGGGTGCAGCTTTTTTTGGTTCAAGTTCCAGTTGAACcacaacgggggttgggccgaaacaagaagcacctgatggcaatccactgattgcacttgcaacataccacactggtgaaaaggtttcctctttgGAGATTGAAACTGAAGCACCCCCGCACCCACTGAGGGCGTCCCTTCGGGGAAATAGTTTAGCCAACCTTCTTCCCAGAGCAGCTATTGGACCTCCTTCGTCAAGTGGCAACTTTGGGAGCACCTTAGTGCTATTGCATTAGGTCATTCCCACAAAGCTTCTGCAAGCGACCCCGCCAGTTCCTCTACTCTAGGAACTTGAAACTCGTAGACCTCCGTTTTTAAAGTTTCTCCAGGAGAAACTATGGTCCTAGCTTGTTAGTTGCCTTAGGGTAGCGCCTCCAATTTCATTCCAGGAGGAGCACCTGACTATTGACTTTAGCTACTCCATGATGGATTCCATCTAAGTGAGGAGATTCCAGAAGAGCTCCTGGAGTCAATGTCATTAAACTCAGCTGAGGGTGTCTTCCTGGAGACAACCTAGCGTCACCTAGTTTAGCACCTTAGCAAAATTCCATCTTGAGCACCCTGTGAAGGTGGTCTCCACAGGAAGACTTCCTGGAGATAGTCCAGGAGCACCTCATTTCGCACCATGTTAGAgttcctgctgctgctgctgctgatgatGCTATCTTCTCCGAGGGACACCGGGAGAACCTCCGGTCCGGGTCCAGGATCTGACCGGTGGTTTGAGTCTTCCCTTTAGCACACGCTGAAGATCATGACGTTGGACAACCCGCCGTTCCGTCACCAGACCAACACGCTGTACACGCCCATGACCACGCTGAAGTACGCCGACCCCAACGGTGACCTCCCCATCGACACCTTCTACAAGATGGTGTTCGAGCACGACAAGATATTCAACGCCAGCCTCAACTTCCTCAAGATGCTGCGTTGGAGGAGCCGGCGCAGCTTCACGCTGGACCAAAGTA
Above is a genomic segment from Stigmatopora argus isolate UIUO_Sarg chromosome 8, RoL_Sarg_1.0, whole genome shotgun sequence containing:
- the LOC144078476 gene encoding retinol dehydrogenase 8; translation: MAQKVVLITGCSSGIGLALAARIAKDEKKRFMVYATMRNVSKGQALVEAAGRALGRTLEIKQLDVCDETSIKACVDSLPERRVDILISNAGMGLIGPIECQSVDEMKTVMDTNFFGLVRLLKEILPDMKRRKRGHIVVISSVMGIQGILFNDVYAASKFAVEGFCESLAVQALRFKLNISLIEPGPVITEFERKVYEEALKTDLSNADAVTADMFTNIYLKNYKQIFETLGQTADDVAEHTLKIMTLDNPPFRHQTNTLYTPMTTLKYADPNGDLPIDTFYKMVFEHDKIFNASLNFLKMLRWRSRRSFTLDQSS